From the genome of Scytonema hofmannii PCC 7110, one region includes:
- the dxr gene encoding 1-deoxy-D-xylulose-5-phosphate reductoisomerase, with translation MKAISILGSTGSIGTQTLDIVTQYPDQFQVVGLAARSNVVLLAQQIREFQPAIAAIGEVQKLPELQAAIADLDPQPILLGGEVGVIEVARYGDAEVVVTGIMGCAGLLPTIAAIQAGKDIALANKETLIAGGPVVLPLVQEYGVKLLPADSEHSAIFQCLQGVPNKGLRRILLTASGGAFRDWAVEKLSEVTVKDALKHPNWSMGRKITVDSATLMNKGLEVIEAHWLFGVDYDQIEIVIHPQSIIHSLIELQDTSVLAQLGWPDMRLPLLYALSWPERIYTDWQPLDLVKVGELTFRTPDHQKYPCMQLAYTAGRIGGCMPAVLNAANEQAVALFLEERIQFLDIPRLIERACDRYLTHNHSTPTLEDIIAADQWARQEVAIASQSLGSVLQKL, from the coding sequence ATGAAAGCAATATCTATTCTTGGCTCAACAGGCTCTATTGGTACTCAAACACTGGATATTGTCACCCAATACCCAGACCAATTTCAAGTTGTGGGATTGGCAGCTCGCTCCAATGTGGTTTTGCTTGCTCAACAGATTCGCGAGTTCCAACCTGCGATCGCAGCCATTGGCGAAGTACAGAAGTTGCCAGAGTTACAAGCAGCGATCGCCGACCTTGACCCCCAACCAATTCTGCTAGGGGGTGAAGTTGGAGTGATTGAAGTTGCTCGCTATGGTGATGCTGAAGTTGTCGTCACCGGCATTATGGGTTGTGCAGGTCTATTACCTACAATTGCAGCAATTCAGGCAGGCAAAGACATTGCTTTGGCAAACAAGGAAACCCTAATTGCTGGGGGACCAGTTGTTTTGCCACTTGTACAAGAGTACGGCGTGAAGCTATTGCCAGCCGACTCAGAGCATTCAGCAATTTTTCAGTGTTTGCAGGGAGTACCAAATAAGGGACTGCGGAGGATTTTACTAACTGCTTCAGGTGGAGCATTCCGGGATTGGGCTGTAGAGAAGTTATCAGAAGTTACTGTGAAAGATGCGTTAAAACATCCTAACTGGTCAATGGGTCGCAAAATTACGGTTGATTCCGCTACTCTTATGAATAAAGGGTTGGAGGTGATCGAGGCTCACTGGCTCTTTGGCGTTGATTATGACCAGATCGAAATTGTTATCCATCCCCAGAGCATTATTCATTCTTTGATCGAGCTGCAAGACACTTCGGTGCTGGCGCAATTGGGTTGGCCCGATATGCGCCTGCCTTTACTCTATGCTCTATCCTGGCCAGAGCGAATTTATACCGATTGGCAGCCGTTGGATCTGGTAAAGGTAGGAGAACTGACCTTTCGTACCCCAGACCACCAAAAGTATCCCTGTATGCAACTCGCTTATACTGCGGGGCGAATTGGGGGTTGTATGCCAGCAGTCCTTAATGCTGCTAATGAGCAAGCTGTGGCTCTCTTTCTAGAAGAAAGAATTCAGTTTCTAGATATTCCGCGTTTAATTGAACGGGCTTGCGATCGCTACCTGACCCACAACCACTCTACTCCAACTCTTGAAGACATCATTGCAGCAGACCAATGGGCAAGACAAGAAGTTGCGATCGCCAGCCAAAGCTTGGGATCTGTATTGCAAAAACTTTAA